The following coding sequences are from one Solea solea chromosome 11, fSolSol10.1, whole genome shotgun sequence window:
- the gdi1 gene encoding rab GDP dissociation inhibitor alpha: MDEEYDVIVLGTGLTECILSGIMSVNGKKVLHMDRNPYYGGESSSITPLEELYKRFNLGDSSPESMGRGRDWNVDLIPKFLMANGQLVKMLLYTEVTRYLDFKVVEGSFVYKGGKIYKVPSTETEALASNLMGMFEKRRFRKFLVFVANFDEKDPKTFEGVDPKTTTMRDVYKKFDLGQDVIDFTGHALALYRTDDYLDAPCLDTINRIKLYSESLARYGKSPYLYPLYGLGELPQGFARLSAIYGGTYMLNKPVDEIVMEGGRVIGVKSEGEVARCKQVICDPSYIQDRVRKAGQVIRVICILSHPIKNTNDANSCQIIIPQNQVNRNSDIYVCMISYAHNVAAQGKYTAIISTTVETSDPEAEIEPALELLEPIDQKFVAISDLYEPIDDGTESQIFTSRSYDATTHFETTCNDIKDIYKCMTGSDFDFENMKRKQNDVFGEDEQ, translated from the exons ATGGATGAGGAATATGATGTGATCGTTCTGGGCACCGGACTCACA GAATGCATTCTGTCGGGGATCATGTCTGTGAATGGGAAAAAGGTTCTGCACATGGACAGGAACCCATACTACGGTGGGGAGAGCTCTTCCATCACCCCCCTGGAAGAG CTGTACAAGCGCTTCAATCTAGGAGACAGTTCACCTGAGTCAATGGGCAGAGGAAGAGACTGGAACGTCGACCTCATCCCCAAGTTCCTCATGGCCAATG GTCAGCTTGTGAAGATGCTGCTATATACAGAAGTGACACGGTACCTTGACTTTAAAGTAGTGGAGGGAAGCTTTGTCTACAAAGGTGGAAAGATCTACAAGGTGCCATCAACTGAGACCGAGGCCctagcttcaa ATCTGATGGGGATGTTCGAAAAGCGAAGGTTTCGTAAGTTCCTAGTCTTTGTGGCCAATTTCGATGAGAAGGACCCCAAGACCTTCGAAGGCGTGGACCCCAAAACCACAACCATGAGAGATGTTTACAAGAAGTTTGACCTTGGCCAGGATGTCATTGACTTCACGGGCCACGCCCTGGCCCTCTACAGGACAGATGA CTACCTTGATGCTCCCTGTTTGGATACAATCAACCGTATCAAGCTCTACAGTGAGTCACTGGCACGATATGGGAAGAGCCCCTACCTTTACCCCCTGTATGGTCTGGGAGAACTGCCACAGGGCTTTGCCAG GTTGAGTGCGATCTATGGAGGAACCTACATGTTAAACAAACCAGTGGATGAGATAGTGATGGAAGGTGGACGTGTGATTGGAGTGAAGTCTGAGGGCGAG GTGGCACGTTGTAAACAGGTCATCTGCGACCCCAGCTACATCCAGGATCGTGTCCGCAAGGCAGGTCAGGTGATCCGTGTGATCTGCATCCTCAGCCACCCCATCAAAAACACTAATGACGCCAACTCTTGCCAGATCATCATCCCTCAAAATCAGGTCAACCGCAACTCAG ACATCTACGTGTGCATGATCTCCTATGCTCACAATGTGGCAGCCCAGGGTAAATACACCGCCATTATCAGCACCACAGTGGAGACCAGTGACCCCGAGGCTGAGATCGAACCAgctctggagctgctggagccCATTGACCAAAA GTTTGTGGCTATTAGTGACCTTTATGAGCCTATAGATGATGGTACTGAAAGTCAG ATTTTCACCTCAAGGTCCTACGATGCCACCACTCATTTTGAGACGACTTGCAATGACATCAAGGACATCTACAAATGTATGACTGGCAGCGACTTTGACTTTGAGAACATGAAACGCAAACAGAACGATGTGTTTGGGGAAGATGAGCAGTAA